One Rosa chinensis cultivar Old Blush chromosome 5, RchiOBHm-V2, whole genome shotgun sequence genomic region harbors:
- the LOC112167113 gene encoding uncharacterized protein LOC112167113, which produces MANTSINSISLKAMVDKASNQIIFVESDNDFIDVIFSFLTIPMGKIIRVAPNQSIRLGVGCLNNVYASVKNMDVKHFRTEACKDMLLSPRSVADSQCKNLKVKIYNDEATQYFMCSHNRVDCKFSYCKYLNCDSCGGSINKERNLLVTPDGGVFVKGLSRLIITDDLQVIPPLTAASIPLLTKLGVMDGNTIEEVTINVGVDEVLNLLMRSLASKTPLTESLLKNKPRRKFCNENQGINTEPQMVKDKTNLEGTISVKLIVSKSKKMVCYAEAGEDFVNLLLSFLTIPLGFIVKHMGNCSLQGCIDQLYKSVQDLDDQYMMSNYHKEMLLTPKLVPGFCYENHLLGTEEATYYYAGSTGFLSTDRVLLATQTALATKSIRSYCSQESAQTSIRPIAFRDPKANHNQHKNAQVQGFLEGPAMFTVTDDLNIRPVSLIFGLSLLNELKVPLTDIYVQTVQVHEEEALRLLVAAFLGDSALTNTFIRETEQNKRIKQEQ; this is translated from the exons ATGGCCAATACATCTATCAACAGCATTAGCTTGAAAGCCATGGTGGACAAAGCGAGCAACCAAATTATCTTCGTGGAGTCTGACAATGATTTCATTGATGTTATCTTTAGTTTCTTAACAATACCCATGGGGAAAATTATCAGGGTGGCCCCTAATCAATCAATACGATTGGGCGTAGGTTGCTTGAATAATGTGTATGCAAGTGTTAAGAATATGGATGTGAAGCATTTCCGCACTGAAGCATGTAAAGACATGTTGCTATCTCCCCGGAGTGTGGCTGACTCTCAATGCAAGAACCTCAAGGTGAAGATTTACAATGATGAGGCTACACAGTACTTTATGTGCTCACATAACAGAGTCGATTGCAAGTTTAGTTATTGCAAATATTTAAATTGTGATAGTTGTGGAGGAAGCATAAATAAGGAGAGAAATCTCCTAGTGACTCCAGATGGAGGTGTGTTTGTGAAGGGACTATCCAGACTCATAATTACTGATGATTTACAAGTGATTCCACCATTAACTGCAGCAAGCATTCCTCTACTTACAAAGCTTGGAGTCATGGATGGGAATACTATCGAGGAGGTGACTATCAATGTAGGAGTTGATGAG GTTTTGAATTTGCTTATGCGGTCATTAGCATCCAAGACACCTTTGACAGAATCTCTGCTGAAGAATAAACCAAGACGAAAGTTTTGCAATGAAAATCAAGGAATAAATACCGAACCCCAAATGGTAAAAGACAAAACGAATCTGGAAGGAACCATTTCTGTCAAGCTTATAGTGAGCAAATCAAAGAAGATGGTTTGTTACGCAGAAGCAGGGGAGGATTTTGTTAATTTGCTTTTAAGTTTCTTAACTATTCCGCTGGGGTTTATTGTTAAGCACATGGGGAATTGCTCATTACAAGGATGCATTGATCAGTTGTACAAGAGTGTCCAGGATCTTGATGATCAATATATGATGTCAAACTACCACAAAGAAATGCTACTCACTCCTAAACTTGTCCCTGGTTTTTGCTATGAGAACCATCTTTTAGGAACTGAGGAAGCCACATATTATTATGCTGGTTCAACAGGTTTTCTGTCTACTGATAGAGTCCTTCTTGCTACTCAAACTGCGCTTGCTACTAAATCTATCAGGTCATACTGCAGTCAAGAAAGTGCTCAAACTTCAATAAGGCCAATTGCTTTTAGGGATCCCAAAGCCAATCATAACCAACATAAAAATGCTCAAGTTCAAGGGTTTTTAGAAGGACCGGCAATGTTCACAGTGACTGATGATCTGAACATAAGACCTGTATCTCTAATCTTTGGCCTGTCTCTTCTAAATGAATTGAAGGTACCTTTGACTGACATTTATGTGCAAACTGTGCAGGTGCACGAAGAGGAG GCGTTGCGTCTTTTGGTAGCTGCTTTTCTTGGTGACTCTGCTCTAACCAATACCTTCATCAGGGAGACAGAGCAAAACAAAAGGATAAAGCAAGAACAGTGA
- the LOC112164022 gene encoding F-box protein CPR1, whose protein sequence is MADKCTRKKIVSVFENFPEEIIQGIFVKLPIKSLVQCTAVCKSWRSLIISSTFIDAHLRRIVQSNNQTNVYGLFLLTACTSEKLLFSLHLDNPAFDEYTKLTSPLIPLFKKKLRKYSEKESDFYVAGTCNGLVCLASKYTTIIWNPCIRKYMVLPRPITLGFESDWARCDFGYDSHTNDYKVLRSVNNFYGKRTACEVWSLARGSWKIISAGVVPAYFRPLDYSDRGYDVSLSNKHAFVNGALHWIPSPKGYPDEVRYIVSFDLFSERFAKIMIPTASEIAHVSILRYRESLALLVQSSEKLLHLWVMKEYSVVESWTKLSTLPLQERIWYPLGFRKSGEVLLNMYPFGVQLVDPNTGQITSELNQRRMYNFMDSFVQSLLLFDQPNAICY, encoded by the coding sequence ATGGCAGACAAATGTACCAGAAAGAAAATAGTGTCAGTCTTCGAAAACTTTCCTGAAGAAATCATACAAGGAATCTTCGTGAAGTTGCCAATCAAATCTTTAGTCCAATGCACCGCAGTGTGCAAATCATGGAGATCTCTAATCATAAGCTCTACCTTCATTGATGCCCATCTCAGGCGCATAGTCCAATCCAACAATCAGACCAACGTTTATGGCCTCTTTCTACTAACAGCATGTACATCTGAGAAGCTTCTTTTCTCGTTGCATTTGGACAACCCTGCATTCGATGAGTACACCAAGCTCACAAGTCCACTCATTCCTTTGTTcaaaaagaaactaagaaagtACTCAGAAAAGGAGAGCGATTTCTATGTTGCTGGAACTTGTAATGGCCTGGTGTGCCTTGCTTCTAAATATACCACAATAATTTGGAATCCTTGCATCAGAAAGTATATGGTTTTGCCTAGGCCAATTACTCTTGGCTTCGAATCTGACTGGGCAAGGTGCGACTTTGGCTATGATTCACACACCAATGACTATAAGGTTTTGAGAAGTGTGAACAACTTTTATGGCAAGCgaactgcatgcgaggtttggTCGTTAGCTAGAGGTTCTTGGAAGATTATCAGTGCTGGTGTTGTTCCAGCGTACTTTAGACCTCTTGATTATTCGGATAGAGGATATGATGTTTCCTTATCAAACAAACATGCTTTTGTCAATGGAGCTTTACATTGGATTCCAAGCCCCAAAGGGTATCCCGATGAAGTCAGATATATTGTTTCTTTTGATCTGTTCAGTGAGCGATTTGCCAAGATAATGATACCAACGGCCTCTGAAATAGCACATGTTTCTATTTTAAGATACAGGGAGTCTCTTGCCTTGTTGGTTCAGAGTTCGGAGAAATTGCTCCACTTGTGGGTGATGAAAGAGTATAGTGTGGTGGAATCCTGGACTAAATTATCAACTTTACCCTTGCAAGAACGTATCTGGTATCCACTTGGTTTTCGGAAAAGTGGTGAAGTATTGCTCAACATGTACCCTTTTGGGGTGCAATTAGTAGACCCTAACACCGGACAAATTACAAGTGAGCTAAATCAACGACGGATGTACAATTTCATGGATTCTTTTGTGCAGAGCCTTCTCTTGTTTGACCAACCCAATGCAATATGTTACTAA